One window of the Posidoniimonas polymericola genome contains the following:
- a CDS encoding arylsulfatase yields MRRQCLCAIVVLAIASAAPAAEFNRSSLPITQPPFKGKIGLTPAESTKDFPAQVAAPKGAPNVLVILTDDVGFGASSTFGGPIPTPTFERLARSGLRYNQFHTTALCSPTRAALITGRNHHRVSTGVIMEAGVGYPGYNTLVRKSCGTIGQILKYNGYNTSWFGKNHNVPDWQSSQAGPFDLWPTGLGFEYFYGFVGGDTNQWAPALTENTRPIEPPANDPDYNFDVDMANRAIAWMRMQNAVAPDKPFFCYYATGTAHAPHHAPKEWIDKFKGKFDQGWDQVRAETLARQKKLGVVPEGTRLTERSEGIAAWDSLNDKEKELYARMMEVYAAALAHADHQFGRIIDAIKESGELDNTLIIYIQGDNGASAEGSAQGLLNEMTFFNNIEVPFDTVYEQRAELGGPMAFNHYPIGWAHAMDSPFQWTKQVASHFGGTRNGMVISWPSKIKEAGRVCPQFHHVIDIAPTILEAAGLPAPESIDGVTQEPMDGVSLAYTFTEPKAESKRTTQYFEMFANRAIYDNGWVACTKPPIAPWVSVADPVDIVEGYEWELYNISEDFSESNNVASQHPDKLRGLQRLFYIEAVKNDVLPLDNSKVERLDVTNRPSLTRGRDEFTYYDGMTRIPEGSAPDMKNKSFGITAVVEVPEGGAEGLLMTQGGRFCGLGLYLLESKPVFVYNLADVERYRVESPQPLGPGEHVVTLDFRYDGGGVGKGGVATLSVDGSEVASKQLPRTIGYRMSLDETLDIGEDTGTPVSEDYQVPFKFTGEIDKVTIKISDHELTDEQLHEYRQQQVKAALSR; encoded by the coding sequence ATGCGCCGCCAATGTCTCTGTGCAATTGTTGTGCTGGCGATCGCCAGCGCTGCCCCGGCCGCGGAGTTCAACCGCTCCTCGCTCCCGATCACGCAGCCGCCGTTCAAGGGCAAGATCGGCCTGACTCCGGCGGAGTCGACCAAAGACTTCCCCGCCCAGGTCGCCGCTCCGAAGGGCGCGCCCAACGTCCTGGTCATCCTGACCGACGACGTCGGGTTCGGGGCGAGCAGCACCTTCGGCGGGCCGATCCCGACCCCGACCTTCGAACGGCTGGCGCGATCGGGGCTCCGCTACAACCAGTTCCACACGACCGCGCTCTGCTCGCCGACCCGGGCGGCCTTGATAACCGGCCGCAACCACCATCGCGTCTCGACCGGAGTCATCATGGAGGCCGGCGTCGGCTACCCCGGTTACAACACGCTGGTCCGTAAGTCGTGCGGCACGATCGGCCAGATCCTCAAGTACAACGGCTACAACACGTCGTGGTTCGGCAAGAACCACAACGTGCCCGACTGGCAGTCCAGCCAGGCGGGGCCGTTCGACCTGTGGCCCACCGGTTTGGGATTTGAGTACTTCTACGGCTTCGTCGGCGGCGACACGAACCAGTGGGCGCCCGCGCTGACGGAGAACACCCGTCCGATCGAGCCCCCCGCCAACGACCCCGACTACAACTTCGACGTCGACATGGCCAACCGCGCGATCGCATGGATGCGGATGCAGAACGCCGTCGCGCCCGACAAGCCGTTCTTCTGCTACTACGCCACCGGCACGGCCCACGCGCCGCACCACGCCCCCAAGGAGTGGATCGACAAGTTCAAGGGCAAGTTTGACCAGGGCTGGGACCAGGTCCGGGCCGAGACCCTCGCCCGCCAGAAGAAGCTAGGCGTCGTGCCCGAGGGGACGCGGCTGACGGAGCGTTCGGAGGGGATCGCGGCCTGGGACTCGCTGAACGACAAAGAGAAGGAACTCTACGCCCGCATGATGGAGGTCTACGCCGCCGCGCTCGCGCACGCCGACCACCAGTTTGGCCGCATCATCGACGCGATCAAAGAGTCGGGCGAGCTCGACAACACGCTGATCATCTACATCCAGGGCGACAACGGCGCCAGCGCCGAGGGCAGCGCTCAGGGCCTGCTCAACGAGATGACGTTCTTCAACAACATCGAGGTGCCGTTCGACACCGTTTACGAGCAGAGGGCCGAGCTCGGCGGGCCGATGGCCTTCAATCACTACCCGATCGGCTGGGCCCACGCCATGGACTCGCCATTCCAGTGGACCAAGCAGGTGGCGTCGCACTTCGGCGGCACCCGCAACGGGATGGTGATCTCGTGGCCCAGCAAGATCAAGGAGGCGGGGCGGGTCTGCCCGCAGTTCCACCACGTGATCGACATCGCGCCCACGATCCTCGAGGCAGCCGGCCTGCCCGCGCCCGAGTCGATCGACGGCGTCACCCAGGAGCCGATGGACGGCGTCAGCCTGGCCTACACGTTCACCGAGCCGAAGGCCGAATCGAAACGCACCACGCAGTACTTCGAGATGTTCGCCAACCGGGCGATCTACGACAACGGCTGGGTGGCGTGCACCAAGCCGCCGATCGCGCCGTGGGTGAGCGTCGCCGACCCGGTCGACATCGTCGAGGGGTATGAGTGGGAGCTGTACAACATCAGCGAGGACTTCTCTGAGTCGAACAACGTGGCGTCGCAGCACCCGGACAAGCTCCGCGGGCTGCAGCGGCTGTTCTACATCGAGGCGGTCAAGAACGACGTCCTGCCGCTGGACAACAGCAAGGTTGAACGGCTGGACGTCACCAACCGCCCGAGCCTGACCCGCGGCCGCGACGAGTTCACCTACTACGACGGCATGACCCGCATCCCAGAAGGGTCGGCGCCCGACATGAAGAACAAGTCGTTTGGCATCACCGCCGTGGTCGAGGTCCCCGAGGGGGGCGCCGAGGGCCTGCTGATGACCCAGGGGGGCCGCTTCTGCGGACTCGGGTTGTACCTGCTCGAGAGCAAGCCGGTGTTCGTCTACAACCTGGCCGACGTCGAGCGGTACCGCGTGGAGTCGCCGCAGCCGCTTGGCCCGGGCGAGCACGTCGTGACGCTCGACTTCCGCTACGACGGCGGCGGTGTCGGAAAGGGGGGCGTTGCGACGCTCAGTGTGGACGGCAGCGAGGTCGCGTCAAAGCAGCTCCCTCGCACCATCGGCTACCGCATGTCGCTCGACGAGACCCTCGACATCGGCGAGGACACCGGCACGCCCGTGAGCGAGGACTACCAGGTCCCGTTCAAGTTCACCGGCGAGATCGACAAGGTGACCATCAAGATCTCCGACCACGAGCTCACCGACGAGCAGCTCCACGAGTACCGCCAGCAGCAGGTCAAGGCGGCGCTGTCGCGGTAG
- a CDS encoding GNAT family N-acetyltransferase, giving the protein MLQFREIAHSSDDYRHACRLRQEVLRAPLGLSLDEEELALEANQLHFGLFEGDELQACVVAKPISPSEVKLRQMAVVRHTQGRGHGRKLIESLERELFQRGYRNVRLHARVPAAGFYRKLGYRQVGQEFEEVGIAHVLMQKSLR; this is encoded by the coding sequence ATGCTACAGTTTCGCGAAATTGCCCACAGCTCTGACGACTACCGCCACGCGTGCAGGTTGCGGCAAGAGGTCTTGCGAGCCCCGCTCGGACTCAGCCTCGACGAGGAGGAGCTCGCCCTCGAGGCCAACCAGCTGCACTTCGGGCTCTTCGAGGGCGATGAGCTGCAGGCGTGCGTGGTGGCGAAGCCGATCTCACCGAGCGAGGTTAAGCTCCGGCAGATGGCGGTCGTGCGGCACACGCAGGGGCGGGGCCATGGGCGCAAGCTGATTGAATCGCTCGAGCGAGAGCTCTTCCAACGGGGCTACAGGAACGTGCGGCTCCACGCCCGCGTGCCGGCCGCTGGTTTCTACCGCAAGCTCGGCTATCGGCAGGTTGGCCAGGAGTTTGAGGAAGTCGGCATTGCCCACGTCCTGATGCAGAAGTCATTGCGATAA
- a CDS encoding tetratricopeptide repeat protein yields the protein MSEMGEHDATIAGCDESIRLEPSDCVAYIERGSRWRELGKHDRAIADFSEAIALDPNDSVAYVHRGFSWSQNGEHDKAIADYNKAIQLDPQDVFALCGRGRAWGKAGEHDKSIADFTAAIHLDPTSPDCYQNRAYAWSMQGKDSKAIDDYSEAIALDPQDAYALGSRGRLRSEQGDHDDAIDDLTNAIRLDPQSPHTYLSRAYCWAVKGEHDKAIDDYSEAIHLNPVDAYAFHSRGRIWMTKEEYDKAIADFTESIHLAPGDALAYSDRGRAWARKGEYTKAVSDYTKAIDLAPGDALVYYVRGRAWARLDEYTKAVSDYSEAIGLEPRHSSAKYFFYHRAKAWTELEEYDQAIADCSEAINLDPQYADAYFNRALNWDRRGEPDKAIADYSEAIRCDPQHADAYNNRGNTFTRLGEYTKAVADFTETIRFDPDDPSAYNNRGVAWTRSGSFQEAIADYHESIRLDPENSTRYRTLAWILATCSDVRFRDGERAVQLAEESRKLSGDMGYDDHYVLAAAHAAQGSFDDAVECQRKALDSAPEEEKAHMKKCLKRYKAGKAYEED from the coding sequence ATGAGTGAAATGGGCGAGCACGATGCAACCATTGCAGGTTGCGACGAGTCTATTCGCTTAGAACCAAGTGATTGCGTCGCCTACATCGAACGGGGGTCTAGGTGGAGAGAGCTCGGTAAGCACGACAGGGCCATCGCCGACTTCAGTGAAGCCATCGCTCTCGATCCGAATGATTCCGTCGCCTATGTGCACCGCGGCTTCAGTTGGAGCCAGAACGGCGAGCACGACAAGGCCATCGCCGACTACAACAAAGCCATTCAACTCGACCCACAGGACGTGTTCGCGCTCTGCGGTCGCGGGAGGGCCTGGGGGAAGGCTGGTGAGCACGACAAGTCGATCGCCGACTTCACGGCGGCCATCCATCTCGATCCAACCTCTCCCGACTGCTACCAAAACCGCGCCTACGCCTGGTCCATGCAAGGAAAGGACAGCAAGGCAATCGACGACTATTCAGAGGCCATCGCTCTCGACCCGCAAGACGCGTACGCGTTAGGCAGTCGTGGCCGCCTTCGGTCTGAACAAGGTGATCACGACGATGCGATTGATGACCTCACCAATGCCATCCGACTCGACCCCCAGTCCCCCCATACCTACCTAAGCCGCGCGTACTGTTGGGCCGTGAAGGGCGAGCACGACAAGGCGATCGACGACTATTCGGAGGCAATCCACCTCAACCCAGTGGATGCGTACGCGTTTCATAGCCGTGGCCGGATCTGGATGACGAAGGAGGAGTACGACAAGGCGATCGCCGACTTCACCGAGTCCATCCACCTCGCCCCCGGGGACGCCCTTGCGTATAGCGACCGTGGGCGTGCCTGGGCCCGGAAAGGCGAATACACGAAGGCAGTTTCCGATTACACCAAAGCGATCGATCTCGCGCCCGGGGACGCTCTTGTCTACTACGTCCGCGGACGTGCCTGGGCCCGATTAGACGAATACACGAAGGCAGTATCCGACTACTCCGAAGCGATTGGTCTCGAACCGAGGCACTCCTCTGCAAAGTATTTTTTCTATCACCGTGCCAAAGCGTGGACGGAACTTGAAGAATACGACCAGGCGATCGCCGACTGCAGCGAAGCCATCAACCTCGATCCACAATACGCCGATGCCTACTTCAATCGGGCCCTCAATTGGGATCGAAGAGGTGAGCCCGACAAAGCGATTGCGGACTACAGCGAGGCCATTCGCTGCGACCCACAGCACGCCGACGCCTACAACAACCGTGGCAACACGTTTACTAGGCTAGGTGAGTACACCAAGGCAGTCGCTGACTTCACCGAAACGATACGCTTCGACCCCGACGACCCCTCTGCGTACAACAACCGCGGAGTTGCGTGGACGAGAAGTGGCAGCTTCCAAGAGGCGATCGCCGACTACCACGAGTCCATCCGTCTCGACCCAGAAAATTCCACGAGGTACAGAACCCTCGCCTGGATTCTGGCAACTTGTTCCGACGTTCGATTCCGTGATGGAGAACGCGCCGTCCAATTGGCGGAAGAGTCTCGCAAACTCTCAGGTGACATGGGATACGACGACCACTACGTGCTTGCAGCAGCCCACGCGGCGCAAGGCAGCTTCGACGACGCCGTCGAGTGTCAGCGCAAGGCTCTCGACTCGGCGCCCGAGGAAGAGAAAGCTCACATGAAAAAATGTCTGAAACGGTACAAGGCAGGCAAGGCGTACGAGGAGGATTAA
- a CDS encoding S1 family peptidase, translated as MTRRRNSRREFELAVLVALTVAAALAIVASCRGQCPGGVCPAPNAQRPPQRPIQWSEVQLGPLLSAAICRVTNHHDGHHAGSVELGTGTLIRGRDGRPYVLTCSHLFDAGVGRMTVRFAGGGETPASIVARDTAHDVALLATNAAATPVAHAEYQNDRTLVAAGLGGDGRLRAVRGDAAGKSTPNGARYPSVVMHGAVRPGDSGGPLLNAEGHVIGVVWGARGKTTYATVGEPLRELLERLPPIEATPHEPRVAANPPQIAPPPECRCECQCAGDCVQRGDLDRYATLADLQRIGVQGERSPPPAVDAGGGHGDLLSGVLAAAATALGIGGPAGVALFAAKLLLRRRTSRSSQSRGQGGPRRGRFPRKPATPDRPAAVRVEPAREPPDRR; from the coding sequence ATGACCCGACGACGCAACAGTCGCCGCGAGTTCGAGTTGGCCGTGCTGGTCGCCCTGACCGTGGCCGCCGCGTTGGCGATCGTGGCGAGCTGCCGCGGGCAGTGTCCCGGCGGCGTCTGCCCCGCACCTAATGCTCAGCGGCCGCCGCAGCGGCCAATACAGTGGAGCGAGGTCCAGCTCGGACCGCTGCTGTCGGCGGCCATCTGCCGCGTGACGAATCACCACGATGGCCACCACGCCGGCAGTGTGGAGCTCGGCACAGGCACGCTGATCCGCGGCCGCGACGGCCGGCCCTACGTGCTGACCTGCAGCCATTTGTTTGACGCCGGCGTCGGGCGGATGACGGTGCGATTCGCCGGCGGGGGAGAGACGCCGGCCTCGATTGTCGCCCGCGACACGGCGCACGATGTAGCGTTGCTGGCGACGAACGCGGCCGCCACGCCGGTTGCGCACGCCGAGTACCAGAACGACCGCACGCTGGTCGCCGCCGGCCTGGGAGGCGATGGTCGCCTGCGGGCGGTGCGCGGCGACGCGGCCGGCAAGTCCACGCCTAACGGGGCCCGCTACCCGAGTGTCGTGATGCACGGCGCGGTGCGGCCGGGCGACTCCGGCGGGCCGCTGCTCAATGCCGAGGGGCACGTGATCGGCGTGGTGTGGGGCGCCCGCGGGAAGACGACCTACGCGACGGTCGGCGAGCCGCTCAGGGAGCTGCTGGAGCGGCTGCCACCAATTGAAGCGACGCCGCACGAGCCACGCGTCGCCGCCAACCCGCCCCAGATCGCACCGCCTCCCGAGTGCCGCTGCGAATGCCAGTGCGCCGGCGACTGCGTGCAGCGCGGCGACCTCGACCGCTACGCCACGCTGGCCGACCTCCAGCGGATCGGCGTGCAGGGCGAGCGGTCACCGCCGCCCGCCGTTGACGCGGGGGGTGGGCACGGCGATTTGCTCTCGGGCGTGCTCGCCGCAGCGGCGACGGCGCTCGGCATCGGCGGTCCCGCAGGGGTGGCGTTGTTCGCCGCCAAGTTGCTGCTGCGGCGCCGCACCTCGCGATCGAGTCAGAGCCGCGGCCAGGGAGGTCCGCGCCGCGGCAGGTTTCCGCGCAAACCGGCAACGCCCGACCGACCAGCAGCAGTACGAGTGGAGCCAGCAAGAGAGCCGCCCGATCGCCGTTGA
- a CDS encoding GNAT family N-acetyltransferase, whose product MPRVDAVVECPVHDSFRVQQAAGLFDVPLGERASERFTVELPDLADDWQIGLIVGPSGSGKTTVARHAYGERLFKSADWPADRAVVDAFDPLPVRQTVGLFTAVGFSSPPSWVKPYRVLSRGEQFRCDLARALAIADCRLGTVDSSDSAPIKSAIRNPQSEIPLVVFDEFTSVVDRNVARVCSAAVAKAIRSGRVQKRFVAVTCHYDVAAWLTPDWTLDMADCRLARGCLRRPRIRLEIHRCRLEAWRLFARHHYLTGSLAPQARCYLATWDGAPVAFCATLPVIGRKGHRRFTRIVTLPDYQGIGIGSRVVEAVAQLHREEGLRISVTSSHPALIQHCKASPYWRTSNVKRNRQRHAGTHLHPNYRDCTGRMVVSFEYVGPTAGAVGCSPSKPELRSQPNPSPRRQPWD is encoded by the coding sequence ATGCCGCGTGTTGACGCTGTAGTTGAGTGCCCGGTGCACGACTCGTTCCGGGTGCAGCAGGCCGCAGGCTTGTTCGACGTGCCGCTCGGCGAGCGGGCGAGCGAGCGGTTCACGGTCGAACTTCCCGACCTGGCAGACGACTGGCAGATCGGCCTGATTGTCGGCCCGTCAGGAAGCGGCAAGACGACCGTCGCCCGCCACGCGTACGGCGAGCGGCTATTCAAGTCGGCCGACTGGCCGGCCGACCGCGCCGTGGTCGACGCCTTTGACCCGTTGCCGGTCCGCCAGACGGTTGGCCTGTTCACGGCCGTCGGGTTCAGCTCGCCGCCGTCATGGGTCAAGCCGTATCGAGTTCTATCGCGGGGGGAGCAGTTCCGCTGCGACCTGGCCCGGGCATTGGCCATTGCGGATTGCAGATTGGGGACTGTGGATTCATCGGATTCTGCCCCAATCAAATCCGCCATCCGCAATCCCCAATCCGAAATCCCCCTGGTCGTGTTCGACGAGTTTACGAGCGTCGTCGACCGCAACGTGGCGCGGGTCTGCTCGGCGGCGGTGGCGAAGGCAATCCGCAGCGGGCGAGTGCAGAAGCGGTTCGTCGCCGTGACCTGCCACTACGACGTCGCCGCGTGGCTGACGCCGGACTGGACGCTCGACATGGCCGACTGCCGGCTGGCTCGGGGGTGTCTTCGACGACCGCGCATCCGATTGGAGATCCATCGCTGCCGGCTGGAGGCGTGGCGGCTGTTTGCGCGGCATCACTATCTGACTGGCTCGCTCGCCCCGCAGGCCCGCTGCTACCTGGCGACCTGGGATGGAGCGCCGGTGGCGTTCTGCGCGACGCTGCCGGTGATCGGCCGCAAGGGGCACCGGCGGTTCACGCGGATCGTCACGCTGCCGGACTACCAGGGGATCGGTATCGGCTCGCGCGTCGTCGAGGCGGTCGCGCAGCTCCACCGCGAGGAGGGCCTGCGGATCAGCGTCACCAGCAGCCACCCGGCATTGATCCAGCATTGCAAGGCGTCGCCCTACTGGCGGACTTCGAACGTGAAACGCAATCGCCAACGCCACGCCGGCACGCACCTGCACCCCAACTACCGCGACTGCACCGGCCGGATGGTGGTGTCGTTTGAGTACGTCGGTCCCACGGCTGGCGCCGTGGGCTGTTCACCATCCAAACCCGAATTGCGTAGCCAACCAAATCCTAGCCCACGGCGCCAGCCGTGGGACTGA
- a CDS encoding phage portal protein, with the protein MPNDINTTLNQLRSRLSEACGDLWHDFVDPRDAYAGEDGEWWAPLVASGGGGQRVDTPLDEHGLARLRDECRRLAVHNEFAINGHENRVNYIVGAGHVYLATPRKGRHAPDALAGRVQAVLDEFQHENRWHSRQQEVVRRLDRDGEAFLRFFTAGGVTRVRVIEPDQVAAPERARHDPRARFGVVTEPGDVERVQGYYVDGRFVPGGEVQHRKANVDANVRRGLPLYAGVRSNLRRAERLLRNMSAVAEVQSAIALIRRHRTGTRTGVEQFADQAASSTRTDAGGRTERITQYGPGAILDAPAGLEYEFPATGIDASRFVAVLQAELRAIAARLVMPEFMFTSDASNGSYASTMVAEGPAVRMFERLQANLMQDDCEVMWRVIDNAARAGRLPRDVRQQIEIQITPPSLHVRDPLKEAQVNKIAHAAGVLSPQTWSQRLGLDYDQEQMNLKMHEHRGEQ; encoded by the coding sequence ATGCCCAACGACATCAACACCACCCTCAACCAACTCCGCAGCCGGCTCTCGGAAGCCTGCGGCGACCTGTGGCACGACTTTGTCGATCCCCGCGACGCGTACGCCGGCGAGGACGGCGAGTGGTGGGCGCCGCTGGTCGCTAGCGGCGGCGGTGGGCAGCGTGTCGACACGCCGCTCGACGAGCACGGCCTGGCCCGCCTGCGGGACGAGTGCCGGCGGCTGGCGGTGCACAACGAGTTCGCGATCAACGGCCACGAGAACCGCGTCAATTACATCGTCGGCGCGGGGCACGTCTACCTGGCGACGCCGCGGAAGGGCCGCCACGCGCCCGACGCCTTGGCGGGCCGGGTGCAGGCGGTGCTCGACGAGTTCCAGCACGAGAACCGCTGGCACAGCCGCCAGCAGGAGGTGGTCCGCCGCCTCGACCGCGACGGCGAGGCCTTCCTGCGGTTCTTCACCGCCGGCGGCGTGACCCGGGTGCGGGTGATCGAGCCCGACCAGGTCGCCGCGCCAGAGCGGGCCCGGCACGACCCGCGGGCGAGGTTTGGCGTCGTGACCGAGCCGGGCGACGTCGAACGCGTGCAGGGCTACTACGTCGACGGCCGCTTCGTGCCGGGCGGCGAGGTGCAGCACCGCAAGGCGAACGTCGACGCGAATGTGCGGCGCGGCCTGCCGCTGTACGCCGGCGTGCGGAGCAACCTCCGCCGGGCCGAGCGGCTGCTGCGGAACATGAGCGCGGTGGCCGAGGTGCAGTCGGCCATCGCCCTGATCCGCCGGCACCGCACCGGCACGCGGACCGGCGTCGAGCAGTTTGCCGACCAGGCCGCGTCCAGCACGCGGACCGACGCCGGCGGCCGCACCGAGCGGATCACGCAGTACGGCCCCGGCGCGATCCTCGACGCGCCCGCCGGGCTGGAGTACGAGTTCCCCGCCACCGGCATCGACGCGTCACGCTTCGTGGCGGTGCTGCAGGCGGAGCTGCGGGCGATCGCCGCGCGGCTGGTGATGCCGGAGTTCATGTTCACGAGCGACGCGTCGAACGGCAGCTACGCGTCGACGATGGTCGCCGAGGGCCCGGCGGTGCGGATGTTCGAACGGCTGCAGGCCAACCTGATGCAGGACGACTGCGAGGTGATGTGGCGGGTGATCGACAACGCCGCCAGGGCAGGGCGGCTGCCCCGTGATGTCCGGCAGCAGATCGAGATCCAGATCACCCCGCCGTCGCTGCACGTGCGTGACCCGCTGAAGGAAGCCCAGGTGAACAAGATCGCCCACGCGGCCGGCGTGCTTTCGCCCCAGACTTGGAGCCAACGGCTGGGGTTGGACTACGACCAGGAGCAGATGAACCTAAAGATGCACGAGCATCGAGGGGAGCAATAG
- a CDS encoding capsid cement protein: MANTMRWRYGATNPVVLAVDSATVIEIGDLVYLATDDARPAGDQLDQGTESLNQQTLHAEFAGVAMQHSAAGDTQPIRVATTGVFDFPCDAATFEVGDLIGPIENAAGDALENQKVKAVAGIGASVGRCAARAPDAATRVLVDVVSSLMRGGVQAVA, encoded by the coding sequence ATGGCGAACACAATGCGATGGCGCTACGGCGCAACCAACCCCGTGGTGCTGGCGGTCGACTCGGCGACCGTCATCGAGATTGGCGACCTGGTGTATCTCGCCACCGACGACGCCCGTCCGGCTGGCGACCAGCTCGACCAGGGGACCGAGTCGCTCAACCAGCAGACGCTGCACGCCGAGTTTGCCGGCGTGGCGATGCAGCACAGCGCCGCGGGCGACACCCAGCCGATCCGCGTCGCGACGACCGGCGTGTTCGATTTCCCGTGCGACGCGGCGACCTTCGAGGTCGGCGACCTGATCGGCCCGATCGAGAACGCCGCCGGCGACGCCCTCGAGAACCAGAAGGTCAAGGCCGTGGCCGGCATCGGCGCTTCGGTCGGCCGCTGCGCCGCCCGCGCGCCCGACGCCGCCACCCGCGTGCTGGTCGACGTCGTCAGCAGCCTGATGCGCGGCGGCGTGCAGGCCGTGGCGTAG
- a CDS encoding phage major capsid protein: MLNYRELKRRYDLDGPQQTVEHLTTALEEQQLRPEDFSLRDLAEALVPDGREWVRTLDPRADSVSLREAGDGVDVTAFQNVAGQVVRSKVLAAYQQEAFVLSKLVDTIPTRLDGEKIPGATRVADSIDQVEPGMPFPSLGFGEDYIETPSTSKRGFIVPVTREAVFFDRTNLVLSRAAEVGEILGLNKEKRLLDLLVGVTNNYKHNGVAYDTYQASTPWVNELTGNALDDWTNVDAAEQLLADMLDPATGEPVLLGATHVLVMPAYRHAAHRVFNASEIAYTGSGSGTTTSAANPLGNYTVKESRLAYRRVIAAGEAAADAKKWWFLGDLRRAFAYMENWPITVTQAPVGSEAEFTNDIMLRFKASERGAAAVLNPRYVVKCTG, from the coding sequence ATGCTGAACTATCGCGAACTCAAACGCCGCTACGACCTCGACGGCCCGCAGCAGACGGTCGAGCACCTCACCACCGCGCTCGAGGAGCAGCAGCTCCGCCCCGAGGACTTCAGCCTGCGGGACCTGGCCGAGGCGCTCGTGCCCGACGGGCGCGAGTGGGTCCGGACGCTCGACCCGCGGGCCGACTCGGTCAGCCTGCGAGAAGCCGGCGACGGCGTCGACGTGACCGCCTTCCAGAATGTCGCGGGCCAGGTGGTGCGGTCGAAGGTGCTGGCCGCCTACCAGCAGGAGGCGTTCGTCCTCTCCAAGCTGGTCGACACCATTCCGACGCGGCTCGACGGCGAGAAGATCCCCGGCGCGACCCGCGTCGCCGACTCGATCGACCAGGTCGAGCCCGGCATGCCGTTCCCGAGCCTCGGCTTCGGCGAGGACTACATCGAAACGCCCTCGACCTCCAAGCGTGGATTCATCGTGCCGGTGACCCGCGAGGCGGTCTTCTTCGACCGCACCAACCTGGTGCTCTCCCGGGCGGCCGAGGTGGGCGAGATCCTCGGACTGAACAAGGAGAAGCGGCTGCTCGACCTGCTCGTGGGCGTCACCAACAACTACAAGCACAACGGCGTCGCGTACGACACGTACCAGGCGAGCACGCCGTGGGTCAACGAGCTGACGGGCAACGCGCTGGACGACTGGACCAACGTCGACGCGGCCGAGCAGCTGCTGGCGGACATGCTCGACCCGGCGACCGGCGAGCCGGTGCTGCTGGGCGCGACGCACGTGCTGGTGATGCCGGCCTACCGGCACGCGGCGCACCGCGTGTTCAACGCGTCGGAGATCGCCTACACCGGCTCCGGCAGCGGCACGACCACCAGCGCGGCCAACCCGCTGGGCAACTACACGGTGAAGGAGAGCCGGCTGGCCTACCGACGGGTCATTGCTGCGGGCGAGGCGGCAGCCGACGCCAAGAAGTGGTGGTTCCTGGGCGACCTACGCCGCGCGTTCGCCTACATGGAGAACTGGCCGATCACGGTCACCCAGGCGCCGGTCGGCAGCGAGGCCGAGTTCACCAACGACATCATGCTCCGCTTCAAGGCGAGCGAACGCGGCGCCGCCGCGGTGCTCAACCCGCGGTACGTCGTGAAGTGTACGGGCTAG
- a CDS encoding helix-turn-helix domain-containing protein gives MSPLANSPLNPTALVAHNLRRLMARDGLTYEDVVAASGLDGRTIRGIAQGHKQPHAKTVQRLAESLGVETEELFAAPSGMTAEAFDLATNPLVAEQAAAYPELFAGWTPADYAELASRFGVGGALTAEGVRLEAQRLNANRELMDCARVVLESDQAEVLAALIEVLYARVTDIDRQVNNIEPLPKRR, from the coding sequence GTGAGCCCGCTTGCCAACTCTCCGCTGAACCCCACTGCGTTGGTCGCGCACAACCTGCGGCGGCTGATGGCGCGTGACGGGCTGACGTACGAGGACGTGGTGGCGGCGTCGGGGCTCGACGGGCGGACCATCCGCGGCATCGCACAGGGTCACAAGCAGCCGCACGCCAAGACCGTGCAGCGGCTGGCCGAGTCGCTCGGCGTCGAGACCGAAGAGCTGTTCGCCGCGCCGAGCGGGATGACCGCCGAGGCGTTCGACCTGGCGACCAACCCGCTGGTCGCCGAGCAGGCGGCCGCCTACCCCGAGCTGTTCGCGGGCTGGACGCCGGCCGACTACGCCGAGCTCGCCAGCCGGTTCGGCGTCGGCGGCGCGCTGACCGCCGAGGGCGTTCGCTTGGAGGCCCAGCGGCTCAACGCCAACCGCGAGCTGATGGACTGCGCCCGCGTCGTGCTCGAGTCCGACCAGGCCGAGGTGCTGGCGGCGCTGATCGAGGTGCTCTACGCCCGCGTGACCGACATCGATCGCCAGGTCAACAACATCGAGCCGCTTCCCAAACGACGTTAG